The following coding sequences are from one uncultured Cohaesibacter sp. window:
- a CDS encoding class I SAM-dependent methyltransferase, with product MVSVPSNRGYEITAASLSKRYDGYEIEETHGWFLEMLPPAPMSVLDIGAGSGRDGLHYAAKGYKVTAVEPTDAFRKIAMAKDGADAIEWIEDTLPELASLEQRSFDIITLIAVWMHLDMDERQEGIVRLFDLLNPGGFLAMTVRHGEPPEGRLMFEVPDEEIIEAARGLGLSLVSHANVESTQPLNRAKGITWSRFAFRKG from the coding sequence ATGGTCAGTGTTCCTAGCAATAGGGGATATGAAATAACGGCAGCGAGCCTATCAAAGCGATATGATGGCTATGAAATTGAAGAAACACACGGGTGGTTTCTCGAAATGCTGCCACCAGCTCCAATGAGCGTTCTCGATATTGGAGCTGGTTCGGGGCGAGACGGGCTCCACTATGCCGCAAAAGGCTACAAGGTTACGGCGGTAGAGCCAACGGACGCTTTCAGGAAGATCGCCATGGCCAAGGATGGGGCTGATGCGATTGAATGGATCGAAGATACCCTTCCTGAGCTCGCTTCTCTGGAACAGCGATCTTTCGACATCATCACGCTGATTGCGGTTTGGATGCATCTGGATATGGATGAGCGGCAAGAAGGAATCGTGCGCCTGTTTGATCTGCTCAATCCTGGCGGTTTTCTTGCAATGACTGTTCGTCACGGTGAGCCGCCAGAGGGGCGCTTGATGTTCGAAGTGCCCGACGAGGAAATTATTGAAGCTGCGCGCGGGTTGGGGCTTTCTCTGGTTAGTCATGCCAATGTTGAATCAACTCAACCCCTCAATAGAGCTAAGGGCATTACATGGAGCCGCTTTGCCTTCCGTAAGGGGTAA
- the tyrS gene encoding tyrosine--tRNA ligase: MTAFKSEFLHTLSERGFIHQCSDPEGLDKLFNSETVTAYVGYDCTAPSVHVGNLVSMMILHWMQKTGHRPIALMGGGTTMVGDPSGRDETRQLLTPEKIQQNKESIREVFSKLLEFGDGPTDAIQEDNARWLLELNYVEFLRDIGSRVSVNQMLARDSVRLRLEREQALSFLEFNYMLLQAYDYTQLNKLYGCRLQMGGSDQWGNIVSGIDLCRRINNAECFALTVPLITKSDGSKMGKSVSGAIWLRGDMYSPYDYWQFWRNVSDADVGRFLRLYTTLPIDEIKRLEVLEGNELNEAKKILATEATALIHTRVEAENAAETAFKTFEAGQAAAANLPTIEVPASDLEAGIGILSAFVTAGLAKSNGEARRSIKGGALKLNDETVSDDSMSVTKADLNEDGVIKLSMGKKKHVLLKMS; this comes from the coding sequence ATGACCGCCTTCAAATCCGAATTTCTTCACACTTTGAGTGAGCGTGGCTTCATTCATCAGTGCTCAGACCCGGAAGGGTTGGACAAACTCTTTAACTCGGAGACGGTAACTGCTTATGTGGGCTATGACTGCACGGCGCCATCTGTTCATGTAGGCAACCTCGTTTCCATGATGATCCTGCACTGGATGCAAAAGACCGGCCACCGCCCGATCGCCTTGATGGGTGGGGGAACCACCATGGTGGGCGATCCATCCGGACGCGACGAAACCCGCCAGCTCCTGACGCCTGAAAAAATCCAGCAGAACAAGGAAAGCATCCGCGAGGTCTTCTCCAAGCTGCTCGAGTTTGGCGATGGTCCGACAGACGCCATTCAGGAAGACAATGCACGCTGGCTGCTCGAACTGAACTATGTTGAGTTTCTGCGTGATATCGGCTCCCGTGTATCGGTGAACCAGATGCTGGCCCGCGATTCCGTTCGCCTGCGCCTTGAGCGCGAGCAAGCCCTTAGCTTCCTCGAATTCAACTACATGCTTCTGCAAGCCTATGACTACACGCAGCTGAACAAGCTTTATGGCTGCCGCCTGCAAATGGGCGGGTCTGACCAGTGGGGCAACATTGTCTCCGGCATCGATCTTTGCCGCCGCATCAACAATGCAGAATGCTTTGCCCTCACAGTGCCGCTGATCACCAAGTCTGATGGCTCCAAGATGGGCAAGTCAGTTTCCGGCGCCATCTGGCTGCGCGGTGACATGTACAGCCCCTACGACTACTGGCAGTTCTGGCGTAACGTATCCGACGCCGATGTCGGTCGCTTCCTCAGACTGTACACCACACTGCCAATCGATGAAATCAAACGTCTTGAAGTGTTGGAGGGCAATGAACTGAACGAGGCCAAGAAAATCCTGGCAACGGAAGCGACGGCTCTGATCCACACGCGCGTAGAAGCAGAAAATGCTGCAGAAACAGCATTCAAGACCTTCGAAGCGGGCCAAGCCGCCGCGGCCAATCTGCCAACCATCGAAGTGCCCGCAAGTGATCTGGAAGCCGGAATCGGCATTCTCAGCGCCTTTGTGACCGCCGGTCTTGCAAAGTCAAACGGAGAAGCTCGCCGCTCCATCAAAGGGGGAGCGCTGAAGCTCAACGACGAAACCGTATCCGACGACAGCATGTCCGTAACAAAAGCCGACCTCAATGAAGACGGGGTTATCAAGCTGTCCATGGGCAAGAAGAAGCACGTCCTTCTGAAAATGTCGTAA
- a CDS encoding alpha/beta hydrolase: MPEVIFNGPAGRLEGRLHPAKNRKAPIALILHPHPRFGGTMNNEIIYNLYYMFARRGFTVLRFNFRGVGRSQGTFDHGVGELSDAAAALDWVQTFHSEAPGVWIAGFSFGAWIGMQLLMRRPEVEGFISIAPPANLYDFSFLAPCPSSGLITHGGMDKVVPHKDVQALVDKLKTQKGIVIDQEIIPGANHFFKEETDQLINVCANYLDKRIGFDPSQLEEITEVDDQSDSAIRL; the protein is encoded by the coding sequence ATGCCAGAAGTGATCTTTAATGGCCCTGCCGGGCGTTTGGAAGGACGGCTGCACCCTGCCAAAAACCGCAAGGCACCAATCGCACTGATTCTTCATCCACATCCGCGTTTCGGTGGAACCATGAATAACGAGATTATCTACAATCTCTATTACATGTTCGCCCGACGTGGATTTACCGTCCTTCGCTTTAACTTCCGTGGCGTTGGAAGATCTCAAGGCACCTTTGATCATGGTGTTGGCGAGCTGTCAGACGCAGCCGCAGCATTGGACTGGGTCCAGACCTTCCACTCCGAAGCTCCCGGCGTTTGGATTGCAGGCTTTTCATTCGGCGCCTGGATCGGAATGCAATTGCTTATGCGCCGCCCTGAGGTGGAGGGCTTTATTTCCATTGCCCCTCCGGCCAACCTTTATGACTTCTCTTTCCTTGCCCCTTGCCCTTCTTCGGGGCTTATCACCCATGGCGGCATGGACAAGGTTGTGCCACACAAGGATGTTCAGGCCCTCGTCGACAAACTCAAGACCCAAAAGGGTATCGTTATCGATCAGGAAATCATTCCGGGTGCCAACCACTTCTTCAAGGAAGAGACAGACCAGCTGATCAACGTTTGCGCCAACTATCTGGACAAACGCATCGGCTTTGATCCCTCTCAGCTAGAAGAGATCACCGAGGTTGACGACCAATCGGATTCGGCAATCAGGCTCTAG
- a CDS encoding anhydro-N-acetylmuramic acid kinase has product MAKNEKKLSLAVGLMSGTSCDGVDAALIETDGEGLVRSIASIFRPYDYQEQVLLRQALVDAKGMKDRKARPGCLVEAEALVTRAHKEAVSQLLSQKGASGLKPDVIGFHGQTVWHDPSAGVTVQIGNGQALANAVKIPVVHDFRAADVAKGGQGAPLVPIYHKALQASSVIPLQQPLAIINIGGVANITWIGKDGALTAFDSGPGNALINDWVFGKKGLSMDENGAIAAEGSVDFLALIGLMGNPYFRKAAPKSLDRNAFGLAPIEALSLEDGAATLTAFTVETLCLGLEHMEIMEGEPAKMVVVCGGGQHNDYMMAQLGEALDSPVMLADDLGWNGDGLEAEAFGYLAVRSVKKMPLTFPGTTGIKEPLTGGVLSPPV; this is encoded by the coding sequence ATGGCAAAAAATGAGAAAAAACTGTCGCTTGCTGTAGGTCTGATGAGTGGAACGTCCTGTGACGGGGTGGATGCTGCGCTTATTGAAACCGACGGGGAGGGGCTGGTTCGATCGATTGCCTCGATATTTCGCCCCTATGATTATCAGGAGCAGGTGCTTTTGCGGCAGGCGCTCGTCGATGCCAAAGGCATGAAGGACAGAAAGGCCCGCCCCGGATGTCTGGTGGAAGCTGAAGCGCTGGTGACCCGCGCCCATAAGGAGGCTGTATCGCAGCTCTTGTCACAAAAGGGGGCCTCTGGCCTAAAGCCCGATGTAATCGGTTTTCATGGTCAGACTGTCTGGCATGATCCGTCCGCAGGTGTGACAGTGCAGATCGGTAATGGGCAGGCACTGGCCAATGCGGTCAAGATCCCTGTCGTGCATGACTTCCGCGCGGCGGATGTGGCTAAGGGCGGTCAGGGAGCCCCGCTTGTGCCGATCTACCACAAGGCCTTGCAGGCATCGAGCGTCATTCCTTTGCAACAACCTTTGGCAATTATCAATATTGGCGGGGTGGCAAATATCACCTGGATTGGCAAAGACGGGGCGCTGACGGCATTTGACAGCGGTCCGGGCAATGCCCTGATCAACGATTGGGTGTTTGGTAAGAAAGGGCTGTCGATGGACGAAAATGGCGCGATTGCCGCCGAAGGTTCGGTTGATTTTCTGGCTCTGATTGGTTTGATGGGCAACCCGTATTTTCGTAAAGCCGCACCAAAGTCTCTGGACAGGAACGCCTTCGGTCTGGCCCCTATTGAGGCCCTCTCGCTTGAAGATGGAGCCGCGACACTGACGGCCTTTACGGTCGAAACGCTCTGCCTTGGACTAGAGCATATGGAGATTATGGAAGGTGAGCCCGCTAAAATGGTTGTCGTTTGTGGCGGAGGCCAGCATAATGACTATATGATGGCCCAACTTGGCGAGGCTTTGGATAGTCCTGTCATGTTGGCCGATGATCTTGGGTGGAACGGGGATGGTCTGGAAGCTGAGGCTTTCGGATATCTCGCGGTTCGGTCTGTGAAAAAAATGCCACTTACATTTCCCGGAACGACCGGGATAAAGGAGCCTCTTACAGGCGGCGTTCTGTCACCGCCGGTTTGA
- a CDS encoding cysteine desulfurase family protein produces the protein MVRSYLDYNATAPLRPEVKAGMVDAWDLVGNASSVHKEGREARAAIERSRQDVADLVGGSARRVIFTSGASEANMLALTPNMKVEYQPDPASVLYVSAIEHPSALSGGRFDADSRRVIPVLQNGLVDLDALRQLLKEHDPQSGRPMIAVMAVNSETGVIQPIADLAEIAKEFNAYFHLDAVQAAGRIPLDMTSLGCSSLSLSAHKLGGPKGVGALVMAQEGTEPEPLITGGPQENRLRAGTENVAGIVGFGIACRLANEDLKRPDGYARLSGLRDQFELRLKELVPEAVIFGGTAPRVGNTSQFAIPGLKGEMALIRLDLAGVAVSSGSACSSGKVSASHVLLAMGYQSEIAAGAIRMSLGWASKEPEINALFEALEQICVKNSKNSIRGIEKAR, from the coding sequence ATGGTGCGTTCTTATCTTGATTACAATGCGACAGCGCCTTTGCGTCCCGAGGTCAAGGCCGGAATGGTTGACGCTTGGGATCTTGTTGGCAATGCGTCATCCGTTCACAAAGAAGGCCGAGAGGCTCGCGCTGCCATCGAGCGGTCAAGACAAGATGTGGCTGATCTGGTGGGGGGCTCTGCGCGTCGGGTGATTTTCACCTCTGGTGCGAGCGAGGCCAATATGCTGGCGCTGACCCCCAACATGAAAGTTGAATATCAGCCAGATCCTGCTTCCGTGCTTTATGTGAGTGCAATCGAGCATCCTTCCGCTTTGTCTGGTGGTCGTTTCGATGCCGATAGTCGGCGGGTGATTCCTGTGTTGCAAAATGGTCTGGTTGATCTTGATGCTTTGCGTCAATTGCTTAAAGAGCATGACCCGCAGTCCGGGCGGCCGATGATTGCTGTTATGGCTGTAAATAGCGAGACCGGTGTTATTCAACCGATTGCCGATCTCGCTGAGATAGCTAAAGAATTTAATGCCTATTTCCATCTCGATGCTGTTCAGGCTGCGGGCCGTATTCCGCTTGATATGACTAGTCTGGGCTGTTCGAGCCTTTCGCTTTCCGCTCATAAGCTCGGAGGTCCGAAAGGTGTCGGAGCATTGGTGATGGCGCAAGAAGGCACGGAGCCCGAGCCCCTGATTACCGGTGGTCCTCAGGAGAACAGGCTGCGGGCAGGTACGGAAAATGTTGCTGGTATCGTCGGGTTTGGAATTGCCTGTCGATTGGCAAATGAGGATTTGAAACGCCCAGATGGGTATGCGCGTTTGTCCGGCTTGCGCGATCAGTTTGAACTTCGCCTAAAAGAGCTCGTGCCAGAGGCTGTCATCTTCGGGGGAACTGCTCCTCGGGTTGGTAACACCTCTCAGTTCGCCATTCCGGGATTGAAAGGCGAAATGGCACTCATAAGGCTGGACCTGGCCGGGGTTGCTGTCAGTTCCGGATCGGCTTGTTCGTCAGGCAAGGTTTCGGCTTCCCATGTGCTGTTGGCGATGGGATATCAATCCGAAATTGCGGCTGGGGCCATCAGGATGAGCCTTGGCTGGGCAAGCAAAGAGCCTGAAATTAATGCACTTTTTGAGGCTCTTGAACAAATATGCGTCAAAAACTCAAAAAATAGTATAAGGGGCATTGAGAAGGCGCGTTGA
- the sufB gene encoding Fe-S cluster assembly protein SufB, whose translation MAAVKETVDQVKQIDVDQYKYGFVTDIESEKAPLGLSEEVIRFISAKKNEPEWMLEWRLDAYKRWLTMEEPTWAKLDYPKPKFNDIYYYSAPKVAEGPKSLDEVDPELLRTYEKLGIPLQEQEILAGVTEENRQYSKVAVDAVFDSVSVATTFKEELKKAGVIFCSISEAIREHPELVKKYLASVVPVSDNFYATLNSAVFTDGSFVYVPEGVRCPMELSTYFRINEQNTGQFERTLIIADKGAYVSYLEGCTAPQRDENQLHAAVVELIALEDAEIKYSTVQNWYPGDSEGKGGIYNFVTKRGDCREKNSKISWTQVETGSAITWKYPSCILRGENSTGEFYSIAISNGYQQIDSGTKMIHLGKNTSSRIISKGISAGRSNNTYRGLVSAHKKASGARNFTQCDSLLIGDQCGAHTVPYVESKNASAIFEHEATTSKISDDQMFYCQARGIGEEEAVALIVNGFVKDVIQQLPMEFAVEAQKLINISLEGSVG comes from the coding sequence ATGGCTGCTGTTAAGGAGACGGTCGATCAAGTCAAACAGATCGACGTTGACCAGTATAAATACGGCTTTGTGACGGATATCGAATCTGAAAAAGCGCCGTTAGGACTGAGTGAAGAGGTTATCCGCTTCATTTCCGCCAAAAAGAATGAGCCGGAATGGATGTTGGAATGGCGTCTGGATGCCTACAAGCGTTGGTTGACCATGGAGGAACCAACCTGGGCAAAGCTCGACTATCCGAAACCCAAGTTCAACGATATCTATTATTATTCCGCGCCGAAAGTTGCTGAAGGGCCAAAGAGCCTTGACGAAGTAGATCCGGAGCTTCTCAGAACTTATGAGAAACTCGGCATTCCGCTTCAGGAGCAAGAAATTCTGGCCGGTGTGACCGAAGAGAACCGCCAATATTCCAAAGTGGCTGTTGATGCTGTTTTCGACTCCGTTTCAGTTGCAACGACTTTCAAGGAAGAGCTGAAAAAGGCCGGGGTTATCTTCTGCTCTATCTCAGAAGCGATCCGCGAGCATCCTGAGCTGGTCAAAAAGTATCTGGCTTCTGTTGTGCCCGTCTCGGATAACTTCTATGCAACGCTCAACAGCGCTGTCTTTACCGATGGCTCCTTTGTCTATGTGCCTGAAGGGGTGCGCTGCCCGATGGAGCTTTCTACCTATTTCCGCATCAATGAGCAGAATACGGGGCAGTTCGAGCGCACGCTGATCATTGCCGACAAGGGTGCTTACGTGTCCTATCTGGAAGGCTGCACGGCACCTCAGCGCGACGAGAACCAGTTGCATGCTGCTGTGGTCGAGCTGATTGCTCTGGAAGATGCCGAGATCAAATATTCGACGGTCCAGAACTGGTATCCGGGCGATAGCGAAGGCAAGGGCGGTATCTATAACTTCGTTACCAAGCGTGGCGACTGTCGCGAGAAAAACTCCAAGATCTCGTGGACGCAGGTTGAGACAGGCTCTGCCATCACATGGAAATATCCGAGCTGCATTCTGCGTGGAGAGAACTCCACCGGCGAGTTTTACTCGATTGCCATTTCCAATGGCTATCAGCAGATTGACAGTGGAACCAAGATGATCCATCTGGGCAAAAACACCTCGTCGAGGATCATTTCCAAGGGCATCTCTGCAGGGCGTTCCAACAACACCTACCGTGGTCTTGTTTCCGCTCACAAAAAGGCCTCCGGCGCCCGTAACTTCACCCAGTGTGACAGCTTGCTGATCGGCGATCAGTGCGGTGCTCACACGGTGCCATATGTGGAGAGCAAGAACGCCTCGGCGATCTTTGAGCATGAAGCAACGACCTCGAAAATCTCCGACGACCAGATGTTCTATTGTCAGGCGCGCGGCATCGGCGAAGAGGAAGCTGTGGCGCTCATCGTCAACGGGTTTGTGAAG